The sequence GCCCGCCTCGCGCAGGCCCGCCGCGAGGTGGTCCAGGTAGGCGGCGGACGGCACCGTCCACGGCACCTCGGCCATCGACCAGGGCGCGGTGAACGTCAGCAGCGGCACGCCGTCCAGCGAGCCGGCCCGCACCAGCGTCTCGTAGCGGCCCGGGCCCAGCCGGTCACGCCCGGTGGCCAGCACCTGCGTGAGGTCGAGGTCGCGGCCGGGCTCGGCGTACATCTCCTGTGCGGCGATGTCGGAGAACTGGCCGACGGTGATCAGGTGCGCGCGGGCCAGGGCGCGGCCGGGCGTGTCCGGGTCGTAGAAGGCGCGCCCGCCGCCCCACACCGGGGAGTGCGTCGCGAAGTACACGGTGCCGGGCAGCTCCCACGGCACGGATCTGGCCGGCGGCGCGGCGTCCCGGCACCCCGGGTAGGCCCGCGCGCCGCCCGCCGGACGGCCCCCGACCAGGTACCGGGTCAGCCGGGCGAGATGCGTGTTCGAGCCGTAGGAGACGTACCAGACCGTGTGCGCGCCCATCCGCCCAGTGTGACCCGCGCGGACCCTTACGGCATCAGAGTGGCACGGGTGCCGGTGCGGGTTCACAGTGGTAGAGAGCCCGCATTTCGTCAGCGAGCAGTCGAGAGGGAAGGGGCTTGCCCCATGACAACCGCGGAGAGCACTGCGAAGACAACACCCGGGCGCAAGAAGGACACCGCCGGGAAGACGACGATCGCCAACACGGTGGTGGCCACCATCGCCGGGATCGCCACCCGGGAGGTCGAAGGGGTCCACGCGATGGGCGGCGGCGCCGCTCGTGCCGTGGGGGCGGTCCGCGACCGCGTCTCCCGCTCCGACGACCACACCCGCGGGGTGAAGGTCGAGGTCGGCGAGGAGCAGGCGGCCCTCGACATCGACGTGGTCGTCGACTACGGCACGCACATCGCCGAGACCGCCTCCGACATCCGGGGCAGCGTCACCAGCGCGGTGGAGCTGATGACCGGACTCGAGGTCGTCGAGATCAACATCAACGTCCGCGACGTCCACGTCCCCGGCGAGGACTCCGACACCGACGAGGACGAGGGCCGCGTCCGCTGACCCGCCCCCGGGCACCCCTGTCCTGCCACCCCCGGAGTACCCGCCCCAAGGCGGGCCCGGGGGCGCCTCGCTCAGTCGCCGACCCGTGCTTACAGGTTCGGCAGGTTCTTGCGCAGCTCGAACGCGGTGACCTCGGAGCGGTACTCCTCCCACTCCTGCTTCTTGTTGCGCAGGAAGAAGTCGAAGACGTGCTCGCCGAGGGTCTCGGCGACGAGTTCGCTGCGCTGCATGAGGTCGATCGCCTCGCCGAGGTTCTGGGGCAGGGGCTCGATGCCGAGGGCGCGGCGCTCGGAGTCGGTGAGGGCCCAGACGTCGTCGTCGGCGCCGGCCGGGAGTTCGTAGCCCTCCTGGATGCCCTTCATGCCGGCGGCGAGGAGGACGGCGTAGGAGAGGTAGGGGTTGGCGCCGGAGTCGAGGGAGCGGACCTCGACGCGGGTGGAGCCGGTCTTCCCGGGCTTGTACATCGGCACGCGGATGAGCGCGGACCGGTTGTTGTGGCCCCAGCAGATGTACGAGGGGGCCTCGCCGCCGGCGCCCGCGGTGCGCTGGGAACCACCCCAGATCCGCTTGTAGGAGTTGACCCACTGGTTGGTGACGGCGGCGGTCTCGGCGGCGTGCCGGAGCAGGCCCGCGATGAAGGACCGGCCGACCTTGGAGAGCTGGAACTCCGCGCCGGACTCGTAGAACGCGTTGCGGTCGCCCTCGAAGAGCGAGAGGTGGGTGTGCATGCCGGAGCCGGGGTACTCCGAGAACGGCTTGGGCATGAAGGTGGCGTGCACGCCCTGCTCCAGGGCCACCTGCTTCATCACCAGCCGGAACGTCATCACGTTGTCGGCGGTGGACAGCGCGTCGGCGTAGCGCAGGTCGATCTCCTGCTGGCCGGGGGCGCCTTCGTGGTGGGAGAACTCGACCGAGATGCCCATCGACTCCAGCATGGTGATCGCCTGGCGGCGGAAGTCCATGCCGACGTTCTGCGGGGTGTGGTCGAAGTAACCGGAGTTGTCCGCGGGGGTCGGCCGGCTGCCGTCCAGCGGGCGCTCCTTGAGCAGGAAGAACTCGATCTCGGGGTGCGTGTAGAAGGTGAAGCCGAGGTCGGAGGTCTTGGCCAGGGCGCGCTTGAGGACGTAGCGCGGGTCGGCGTAGGACGGGGAGCCGTCGGGCATCAGGATGTCGCAGAACATCCGGGCGGTGCCGGGCGCCTCCGCACGCCAGGGCAGGATCTGGAAGGTGCTCGGGTCCGGCTTGGCGATCATGTCGGACTCGTACACCCGGGCGAAGCCCTCGATCGCGGAGCCGTCGAAGCCCATGCCCTCGTCGAACGCCTGCTCCAGCTCGGCGGGGGCGACGGCGACCGACTTCAGGTAGCCGAGCACGTCGGTGAACCACAGCCGTACGAAGCGGATGTCCCGCTCCTCCAGGGTGCGGAGAACGAACTCCTGCTGCTTGTCCATATCCATCCATCCTCGCCGGTCAGGCACCGCTCCCCCGCCGTCGGCAACCCGGGGGATCAGGAGCATTGCACCACACCGTTTCGCACGGGTTGCGGGCGCCGCTCCTCCATAGTGCACGGCGGAGGGGATCGGCCGAAGACGTCAGGCGAAGGTGTCGATCGAGGCGATCTTCCAGCTGCCCGCCTGGCGGACCGCGTCGACCGCGAACATGGCCGCCGAGTAGGCGCTGCCGGCGTTCGCGCCCTTGGCCGTGGAGGTGTTCGCCTGGTCGGCGTAGACCAGCACCCGGGCCCGGTCGCCGCTGATCATCTCCACGCCGGTGTCGGTGACGGTGGTGGTCAGCACGAGCTTCTGCTTCGGGGCGGCCGCCTTCACCTGGGCGATCATCGTGGCGTACTGCTGGACCGCCTTGCCGGTGAGCACCTTCTTCGCGGCGGTGTCGGTCCGGGCGGTGTCGGTGTAGTCGTAGGAGAAGACGGAGTTCACGTCCTGCGCGATCTGGCCCTTGACCTCGGCGGTGCGGGCGTTGTCGGTGAGCGCGGTGTTGGAGGTGGCCGAGCCGTCGTGCAGGGCGGACGCCTTCCCGGCCGCCCAGGCCGCGAAGCCGCCGAGCAGCACGGTGAGCAGGGCGAGCACGGCGATGGTGAGGGGGAAGCGGGCGGGCAGCCGCAGGGACGCGGTACGGCGCGGGGCCGCCTCGTCCTTCCCGGCGGTCTCGGCCGGGGCGGCGGGGCGGCGCGGGCGGACCGCGGTCGCGGTCCGGCCGGACCTGGCGGGGGCGCGCTCGGCCGTGCCGCTGCCCGAGCCGGAGCCCGCGGCCGTACGGTCGGTACCGTCGGTACGGTCGCGGGCCGGTCGTACGGTGCGCTCGCTCGCCGCCGCGGACGCCGCGGCGAGCCTGCGCTGCCGGTTGATGAGGTGGCGGGTGGTCGACATGGGCTGCGGTCCTCTCGCGGACGACGTGCGGCGGTACGGCGGTACGGCGCTGCGGGCGTCAGTGGCCGGCGGTGGCGGTGGGATCGGCGGTCGGGGCTGCCGTGGGGTCGGCCGCGGTGGAGGCGCTGTCGCCCATCGGCGCGTCGCCGAGCGCGCTGAGCTTCCACCCGGCCGAGGTGCGGGTCATCTCGCCGAGCAGCCGGCTCTCCTTCACCGCGGGCTTCGACTTGGGCGCCTGCACGGTGATCTGGAGAGCGACCATCACATCGGCCTTGCCGGTGCGGTCGTCGAGGTCGGTCACCGCGCCGCTCAGCACCTTCGCGGTGCTGACCGTCTGCGCCTGCTGCACCTGCTTCTCGAAGTCGGCCCGGCCCTGCACGAGTTGGCTGTGCAGGTCGCCCGTGGTGCTCTGCTCCCACACGGCGAGACCCGCCGAGAGGTGGGCGTGGTCGAGCGTGTTCATGTTCTGCACGGCCTGCTCGCCCGCGGCCAGCACGGTGTCCCGGGTACGGGCGAACGCCGCGTTGTCGTCGTGCGCGGCGGAGTACCACGACCAGCCGGTCCACGCGGCGGCGACGGCCGCGGCCACCACCAGGGCGACCGCCGCGCCCAGCAACGGCCGCCGTCCGGCGGGCGCCGGGCGCCGTACCCGCGCGGGCTCGGCCGCTTTCGCGACGTCCGCGGCGTCCTCGACATCCGCGATGTCCTCGACGTGCTCGACGTGCTCGACGCCCTCGGGGTCGTCCTTGCGCGGTGGGCGCGAGCCGAAACGCATACGTGGCATCTGCCTCTCCCCTAGCGGGCCTTGAGAGCGGTGATCCGCCAGTGGCCGTTCTTCTGCTCGGCGGTGACCGAGAGTTGGGCGGCGGCACTGGTGGCGGTGGAGCCCGCGCGCTGCGCGGTCTGGTCGAGGAAGACCAGCAGGCGGGCGTGGTCGCCGGTGAGGCTGACCACGCCGGCCCGTACGACCCTTGTGGTGAGGGTGAGTTGCTGGGTGGCGACGTTCTGCTTGATCTGCGCGAACAGCGCCTGGTACTGGGTGGCCGCGCTGCCCGCGAGGACGTTGCGGGCGGCCTGCTCGGTGGCGTCGGTGCCGTCGGGCGTGTACGCGAAGATCTGGCTCAGCGCGCTGCTGACGTCGCCGATCACCTGGTCGGTGGCGGCGCTGTCGGTGAGCGCGTGGTTGCGGGTGGCCGCCGGGTCCTTGAGGTCCTGCGCGGCGTAGAGCAGGCCGCCGGAGCCCAGCAGCAGGACGGCGATGGCGGCGGCCCCGGCGATCCGCCGCCATCCGTACGACCGTGCGCGCCGCAGCACCCGCCCGGCCCAGGCGCCCCGCCCGCCCGCGCCCGGCTCCGCCGAACGATCGGCGTCGGTGTCGGTGTCGGTACCGCTGTCGGCGGTGCTGTCGGTGTCGGTGTCGACGGGATCGGCCGCCTCGGCCGGGTCGGCGCGCGCGATTCGCTCAGCGTGCTCGGTTTCCTCGGGCGCGGCCGCGGTCTTGTCCGTTGTCGTCATGTCGGTGGTCATCCCTTAGCTCGCGCCGATCGGGACCGCGGTGAGGGCGGCGAGTTTCCAGGTGCCGGCGGTACGGGACAGGTTGGCTTCGAAGCGTTTGCGATCGGTGGTGGCCGTACCGGACTTGGGGGTGAGGCGGACCTGGACGGTGACGATGATCTTCGCGGTGCCGGCCCGGGTGTCGAGCTCGGTGACGGCCGCGTCCGTGACGGTGCCGTTCGTGGAGGTGCCGGCCGCCTTCATCGTCGCGGTGTCGGAACCGTGGGTACGGGTCAGCTGGTCGTGCAGCGGGCCGGTGGTCACGCCGAGCCAGCCGTCGAGGTCGCGGTCGACGTGCGCGGAGTCCACGGTGTTGAGCCGGGCCACCCCTTGCTCCCCCGCGCCCTGAGCGGCGTCGCGGGCCTTGCCGTAGGACAGCGCGCCGTCGCCACGGGTGTCGGCGTAGGACCAGGCGGAGAGCCCGCACAGCAGCAGCGCGGCGGTCAGCATCGTGGCCCAGGCGACCGCGGTCCGCCGGGCCCGCAGCGCGCGCAGGACGCCGGCGGCCCGGCGGCGCGGGGTGGACCTCCCCTCGTCGGCGTCCGCGGCCCCCTCGTCGGACTCCGGCCCCAACTCCGGCTCCCCCTTCGCATCCGGTCCCAACTCCCGCTCCGGGTCCGCATCCGGGTCCGGCTCCAACTCCGGCTCCGCCTCCGTGCTCACGTCCGGCTCCGCCTCATCCGTCGTACCGCTCATCGTTGGTCCTCCAGGCCGAGCAGGCCCGCCATGGTGGTGGGCCCGGCGGCGGGCAGCGCGGGCAGGGCGAGGGCGCCGGGCAGCGCCGGCCCCACGGCGGGCGTGGCCGCGGGAGCCGCGGCCGTCGACGACTGCGTGGACGTCGGCAGGACCGACCCCGGCTGCGCGGGGGTCGGCACTCCCCCGCCGCCGGGCGCGTGCGCGGAGCCGCGGACGTCGGTACCGGAGGAGGCGGGCGCGGTGCAGCGGGCCGCGGTGTTGAACGCGGTGGCCGGCGGGCTGGTGTCGAGGCCGTTGCGGTAGGTGGTGCCGCCGTATCCCGACGTGCACGGCAGCGGTGAGAAGAAGGTGACGGCCATGCCGAAGTCCAGCTTGCCGTCCTTGACCGCCGAGGAGCCCGCGGCGGCCACGGCGGGCATCTTCACCAGGAACTCCTGGATGCCGTTCTGCCGGGTGACCGCGATGTCGGAAGTGGTCAGCAGGTTGGCCAGCACCACGCTGAGGTTGGGGCCGACGTCCCGCAGCAGCGCGCTGACCTGGGTCGCGGCGCCGGGCGCGGCCGCGATGAGGCGGCGCAGGTCGGTGTCGGAGTCGTCGAGCTGCGCGGCGAGCTGGTTGGCGCTGGTGGCGAAGTTCTTGATCGCGTCCGACTCGTCGACCTGGGTGCGCAGCACCGTCCGCCCGTCGTTGATGAGCGTGGTGTCGACGGGGAGGTTGGCGTCGGCGGCGGTCAGGAACTCGCTGCTGGTGTCGAGCAGGGACTGGAGGTTGTCGCCCTGGCCGCTGAACGCCAGGCCGAGTTCGTCGACGTCGGTGCGCAGGGCGTCCAACGGCACGGACTGGGCGAGGTCGTTGACGCTGGTGAGCAGGTTGGTGACGGGCGCGGGCACCTTGGTGCTGGCCTGCGCGATGGTCGAACCGCCGTGCAGGTAGGGCCCGTCGCTGGTGCGGGGTTGCAGGTCGATGTACTGCTCGCCGACCGCGGACAGGCTCGCGACGACCGCGGAGAGCCGGCTGGGGATGTGCGGGGCGGAGTTGTTGATCCGCAGTTCCGCCTCGACGCCGTCGGGGGTGAGCCGGATCGGGCCGACCCGGCCGACCGAGACCCCCCGGTAGGTGACGTCGGCGTGCTCGAACAGGCCGCCCGCCTCGGGCAGTTGCACGTCCACGGTGTAGTAGCCGCGCAAGCCCACGTAGCGGCCGAGGTCGGCGTAGCGGACGCCGACGAAACCGATCACGAGGACCGCGACGATCAGGAAGGCGATGTTCTTGGCGACGGTGGCGCGGGTCAGCATCAGTGGCCCCCTGAGGTGGTGGCCGACGAGGATGTGCCCGAGGGGGTGGCGCCCGAAGGGGTGGTACTCGACGGCGTCGTGACCGAGGGCAGCGGCAACGGCAGACCGGTCGGGGGCTTCGCGGACTTCTTCCGCACCGAGGGGTCCACGGACTGCAGGCCCGGGTAGTCGCTGTCGCCGGCCTGGAGTTCGGGGATGAGCTGGGTACCGGAGGCCGCGGTGAGGTCGAGGTAGACGTTGAGGTAGTCGCCCTTGACGCCGTTGAGCACCTCGTCGGTGAACGGGTAGGTGAGCAGCACCTGGAGGGAGTCGGGCAGGTCGTCGCCGGCGTCGGCGAGCCGCTGGAGGGTGGGGCCGAGGGACTTCAGGTCGGCGACGATGTCGTCCTTGCTCCGGTTGACCGTGTCGGTGGCGACGCCCGAGAGGGTGTCGAGCGAGCGGAGCATGGTGACCAGCGAGCCGCGCTGCTGCTCCAGCACCTTCAGGCCCGGGCTGAGGCTGGTGAGCACGGTGCCGATCTTCTGGTCGCGGGTGGCGAGGGTCGCGGAGAGCTTGTTGACGCCGTCGAGGGCGTCGGTGATGTCCTTCTTGTGGGCGTCCAGGTCGGAGACGAGCGTGTTGACCTGGGTGAGCATGTCGCGGACCGCGGGTTCGTTGCCGCTGAGCGCCTTGTTGAGCTGGGTGCTGATGGTGTGGATCTGCTGGATGCCGCCGCCGTTGAGCACCAGGGACAGCGCGCCGAAGACCTCTTCCACCTCGGGGTTGCGGTTGGTGTGCGAGGTGGGGATGGTGTCGCCGGCTTGGAGCTTGCCGGTGGCGGGTTCGGTGCTGGGCGGGTCGGCGAGCTGGATGTACTTCTCGCCGAGCAGGCTGGACTGCTCCAGGTGCGCGTAGGCGTTCGACGGGAGTTTCACGTTGCCGTTGAGCTTCATGGTGACGATGGCCGACCAACCGCCGTGCGCCAGCGCGATCTTGGTGACCCGGCCGACGGCGACGTCGTTGACCCGTACCGACGCCTGCGGCACCAGGTCGAGGACGTCGGCGAACTGGGCCCTGACGGTGTAGGGGTGGCTGCCGAGGTTGGCGCCGCCGGGCAGCGGCATGCTCTGCACGTTGGTGAAGGAGCAGCCGGTGAGGGTGAGGGCGGTCGCGGTGAGCAGGGCCGCGGCGGCCGCGTGGCGGGCGTTCACTTGGCCGCCCCCTTGCTGCCGCTGCCGTCACTGCCGCTGCTGCCGTAGACCGTGCCGACCGGTGGCAGCGGCAGCGGCGGGGTGGAGGCGTTCGGACCCGAAGTGCCCTTCCTCGCAGCGGTGTTGGAGGTGGTGCCAGTGGTGCCCGTGCCGGCCGTGGACGTCGTGTCGGTCGGGTCGACGCTGCCGCCCATGCTCAGCTCGTTGATGTCGGTGCGGCCGTCGAGCGTGCCGGTCTTCGGGTTGTACGTGTTGAGGAGGTTGTCGGCGGCGAGCGGGGCGTCGTCGAGGAGTTCGGCGAGCGAGGCGCGCTGGTCGACGAGCGTCTGCGTGATCGGGGTGAGCTTGGTGATGCTGGTCTTCAGCCGGCCGCGGTTGTCCTGGATGAAGGTCTTCACCGAGCCGAGCGCGGTGGACAGTTGCTGGAGCGCGCCGCCGAGGTCCTCCTTGTCGTCGGCGAGGAAGCCGCTGACGGTGGAGAGCTGGTCGGTGGCGGTCTTCACCTTGCCGTCGTTGTTCTTGAGCATGGTGGTGAAGGACTGGAGGTAGGCGAGGGTGGAGAACAGGTCGTCGCTGTGGCCGTTGAGGGTCTTGGTGGCCTGGCCGAGCTGGTCGATGCTGTCGCCGATGTCCTTGCCGTTGCCCTTGAGGTTCTGCGACCCGACGTCGAGCAGGTTCGACAGGGCGCCGGTGGTGTTCGCGCCGTTGGGGCCGAGCGCCTTGCTGAGCTGGGTGACGGAGGCGTAGAGCTGGTCGATCTCGACCGGTGTCGCGGTGCGGGCGGCCGGGATGACGCCGTGGTCGGCCAGTTGGGCGCCGCCGGTGTACGCGGGGGTGAGCTGGATGTAGCGGTCGG comes from Streptomyces sp. NBC_00448 and encodes:
- the glnA gene encoding type I glutamate--ammonia ligase; translated protein: MDKQQEFVLRTLEERDIRFVRLWFTDVLGYLKSVAVAPAELEQAFDEGMGFDGSAIEGFARVYESDMIAKPDPSTFQILPWRAEAPGTARMFCDILMPDGSPSYADPRYVLKRALAKTSDLGFTFYTHPEIEFFLLKERPLDGSRPTPADNSGYFDHTPQNVGMDFRRQAITMLESMGISVEFSHHEGAPGQQEIDLRYADALSTADNVMTFRLVMKQVALEQGVHATFMPKPFSEYPGSGMHTHLSLFEGDRNAFYESGAEFQLSKVGRSFIAGLLRHAAETAAVTNQWVNSYKRIWGGSQRTAGAGGEAPSYICWGHNNRSALIRVPMYKPGKTGSTRVEVRSLDSGANPYLSYAVLLAAGMKGIQEGYELPAGADDDVWALTDSERRALGIEPLPQNLGEAIDLMQRSELVAETLGEHVFDFFLRNKKQEWEEYRSEVTAFELRKNLPNL
- a CDS encoding histone deacetylase is translated as MGAHTVWYVSYGSNTHLARLTRYLVGGRPAGGARAYPGCRDAAPPARSVPWELPGTVYFATHSPVWGGGRAFYDPDTPGRALARAHLITVGQFSDIAAQEMYAEPGRDLDLTQVLATGRDRLGPGRYETLVRAGSLDGVPLLTFTAPWSMAEVPWTVPSAAYLDHLAAGLREAGGRRAADIARYLAARPGAAGHWIARDGVLVPARQGDPANPQAPQGAPGPPDG
- a CDS encoding Asp23/Gls24 family envelope stress response protein is translated as MTTAESTAKTTPGRKKDTAGKTTIANTVVATIAGIATREVEGVHAMGGGAARAVGAVRDRVSRSDDHTRGVKVEVGEEQAALDIDVVVDYGTHIAETASDIRGSVTSAVELMTGLEVVEININVRDVHVPGEDSDTDEDEGRVR
- a CDS encoding MlaD family protein, producing MLTRATVAKNIAFLIVAVLVIGFVGVRYADLGRYVGLRGYYTVDVQLPEAGGLFEHADVTYRGVSVGRVGPIRLTPDGVEAELRINNSAPHIPSRLSAVVASLSAVGEQYIDLQPRTSDGPYLHGGSTIAQASTKVPAPVTNLLTSVNDLAQSVPLDALRTDVDELGLAFSGQGDNLQSLLDTSSEFLTAADANLPVDTTLINDGRTVLRTQVDESDAIKNFATSANQLAAQLDDSDTDLRRLIAAAPGAATQVSALLRDVGPNLSVVLANLLTTSDIAVTRQNGIQEFLVKMPAVAAAGSSAVKDGKLDFGMAVTFFSPLPCTSGYGGTTYRNGLDTSPPATAFNTAARCTAPASSGTDVRGSAHAPGGGGVPTPAQPGSVLPTSTQSSTAAAPAATPAVGPALPGALALPALPAAGPTTMAGLLGLEDQR
- a CDS encoding MCE family protein encodes the protein MNARHAAAAALLTATALTLTGCSFTNVQSMPLPGGANLGSHPYTVRAQFADVLDLVPQASVRVNDVAVGRVTKIALAHGGWSAIVTMKLNGNVKLPSNAYAHLEQSSLLGEKYIQLADPPSTEPATGKLQAGDTIPTSHTNRNPEVEEVFGALSLVLNGGGIQQIHTISTQLNKALSGNEPAVRDMLTQVNTLVSDLDAHKKDITDALDGVNKLSATLATRDQKIGTVLTSLSPGLKVLEQQRGSLVTMLRSLDTLSGVATDTVNRSKDDIVADLKSLGPTLQRLADAGDDLPDSLQVLLTYPFTDEVLNGVKGDYLNVYLDLTAASGTQLIPELQAGDSDYPGLQSVDPSVRKKSAKPPTGLPLPLPSVTTPSSTTPSGATPSGTSSSATTSGGH
- a CDS encoding MCE family protein; translation: MSVFPRRLSRALSVAVVLVIVAAAAVTAGFVALGGPSGKHVTAYFDRTVGVYAGSDLRILGVKVGTVESVKPQGKQVKVALRLDHGIKVPAKAGAVVVAPSVVADRYIQLTPAYTGGAQLADHGVIPAARTATPVEIDQLYASVTQLSKALGPNGANTTGALSNLLDVGSQNLKGNGKDIGDSIDQLGQATKTLNGHSDDLFSTLAYLQSFTTMLKNNDGKVKTATDQLSTVSGFLADDKEDLGGALQQLSTALGSVKTFIQDNRGRLKTSITKLTPITQTLVDQRASLAELLDDAPLAADNLLNTYNPKTGTLDGRTDINELSMGGSVDPTDTTSTAGTGTTGTTSNTAARKGTSGPNASTPPLPLPPVGTVYGSSGSDGSGSKGAAK